Proteins co-encoded in one Malus sylvestris chromosome 9, drMalSylv7.2, whole genome shotgun sequence genomic window:
- the LOC126634260 gene encoding jasmonate-induced oxygenase 3 has protein sequence MICHCAQELEQVSLFHHSPLYLPIPMATSPEPISENPVDFRAPPPSPVASGRLSSIANDEVLTEFLEHSLQVPDLILPDKFFPKQISIENNPPTIDFAALNSDGCDASLCKVVESIARNGCFQLVNHGISSELVGSVQAAATGIFSVSLEKRAEVTRSPEKPYGFEEVHAEEADNVLSEEFVWCRDQGLKLAMDGIAPIGYSNFSEKLETLMTNIEKVCEKILLSLLINSQEKIIHGESKNDEMVQRKEVGTVCCLYKHSQNVLQDEWDRSLRYDVIKMLIRGTDYSHALCFHICDGSSEFHVYSKKGWVSFIPVQNALIVTTGDQIQAWSGSQYKHVIGRPIFRGEEECISMAFLYSPPSFITNFQSSKENTISLGQQVIVAILLTLFYQFSVYLSSHF, from the exons ATGATATGTCATTGTGCACAAGAACTAGAACAAGTGAGCTTATTCCATCACTCACCTCTCTACCTTCCAATCCCAATGGCAACCTCCCCGGAACCAATCTCCGAAAACCCTGTTGATTTTCGTGCCCCGCCGCCTTCTCCCGTTGCCTCTGGTCGCCTATCATCAATCGCAAACGATGAAGTCCTCACCGAATTCCTCGAACACTCCCTCCAAGTCCCTGACCTCATCTTGCCAGACAAGTTCTTCCCCAAGCAAATATCTATTGAAAACAATCCTCCCACAATTGATTTTGCAGCCCTGAATTCGGATGGATGTGACGCTAGTCTTTGCAAGGTGGTGGAGTCCATAGCAAGAAATGGATGTTTTCAGCTGGTGAACCATGGAATTTCAAGTGAGCTTGTGGGGTCAGTGCAGGCTGCCGCCACGGGAATCTTTAGCGTGTCACTGGAGAAGAGGGCGGAGGTTACTAGGTCACCGGAGAAGCCATACGGGTTCGAGGAAGTTCATGCTGAGGAGGCTGACAATGTATTGAGTGAAGAGTTTGTTTGGTGTAGAGACCAAGGCTTGAAGTTGGCAATGGATGGAATTGCCCCAATTGGATATTCAAATTTCAG TGAGAAACTAGAGACCCTTATGACAAATATTGAGAAGGTCTGTGAGAAAATTCTACTAAGCTTGTTGATTAATTCTCAAGAAAAAATCATTCATGGAGAAAGCAAAAATGATGAAATGGTGCAAAGGAAAGAAGTTGGGACGGTTTGTTGCTTGTACAAGCATAGCCAGAATGTGTTACAAGATGAATGGGATAGGTCTCtgagatatgatgtgattaAGATGCTGATTAGAGGGACTGATTACTCTCATGCCTTGTGTTTCCATATCTGTGATGGTTCTTCAGAGTTCCATGTTTACTCCAAGAAAGGTTGGGTTTCTTTTATCCCAGTTCAAAATGCCCTAATAGTCACCACTGGGGACCAAATACAG GCATGGAGTGGCAGCCAGTATAAGCATGTGATTGGAAGGCCAATCTTTAGAGGTGAGGAGGAATGTATTTCAATGGCTTTCCTCTATTCTCCTCCAAGCTTCATTACAAACTTCCAAAGCAGCAAGGAAAATACTATTTCGCTTGGTCAACAAGTTATAGTGGCTATACTTCTTACTCTTTTCTACCAATTTTCAGTATACTTGTCAAGCCATTTCTGA